A genomic segment from Rickettsiella endosymbiont of Miltochrista miniata encodes:
- a CDS encoding ATP-binding cassette domain-containing protein, with product MSDFVSIRGLYFNRNGRTVFSDIELNIPRGKITAIMGPSGCGKTTLLRLIGGQLKPERGNIHVDGKLINKLSRAQLYELRRKMGILFQSGALFTNLNVFENVAFPLREHTELPAFMIRDIVLMKLQSVGLRGAKNLMPNQLSGGMARRVALARAIALDPELIMYDEPFTGLDPIALGVIVKLISDLNKALGITTILVSHDVEEALSIADYIYVIASGKIIGHGTPEKVHIDKDPEVQQFLQGLPDGVVPFHYPAIDYNQDLMH from the coding sequence TTGAGTGATTTCGTCAGCATCCGAGGCTTATATTTTAATCGTAACGGACGTACGGTTTTTTCCGATATTGAGCTAAATATCCCGCGGGGTAAAATAACCGCCATCATGGGTCCTAGTGGGTGTGGGAAGACTACGTTATTGCGTTTAATAGGCGGTCAATTAAAACCGGAACGTGGCAATATCCATGTAGATGGTAAGTTAATAAATAAACTATCTCGGGCTCAACTTTATGAATTACGTCGTAAGATGGGTATTTTATTTCAGAGTGGAGCGTTATTTACTAATCTAAATGTTTTCGAAAATGTTGCTTTTCCCTTAAGAGAACACACCGAGCTACCTGCTTTTATGATTCGTGATATTGTATTGATGAAATTACAATCCGTCGGCTTACGGGGCGCTAAAAATCTTATGCCCAATCAACTTTCAGGTGGCATGGCACGGCGTGTTGCTTTAGCGCGTGCAATTGCTTTAGACCCGGAACTCATTATGTATGATGAACCTTTTACGGGTTTGGATCCCATCGCTCTTGGCGTGATCGTTAAACTTATTTCGGATCTAAATAAAGCCTTAGGTATCACTACAATTCTGGTTTCTCATGATGTAGAAGAAGCGTTGAGTATAGCGGACTATATTTATGTGATTGCTAGTGGGAAAATTATTGGTCATGGTACTCCCGAAAAAGTACATATTGATAAAGATCCAGAGGTTCAACAATTTTTACAAGGTTTACCTGATGGTGTGGTCCCGTTTCATTATCCGGCCATCGATTATAACCAAGATTTGATGCATTAA
- the mlaE gene encoding lipid asymmetry maintenance ABC transporter permease subunit MlaE, which yields MLILEKLRLLGHFGLQLLMSFGRSGIFLAHLLIRKPRFKKSFPLLIEQLYFIGVLSLVIIVLSGLFIGLVVGLQGYNTLNKFGASQQLGQLVALSVVRELGPVVTALLFAGRAGSALTAEIGLMKSTEQLASMEMMGVDPLWRVISPRFWGGFISMPILMIIFSAVAVWGGYLVGVVWLGVDSGTFWSAMQSAVNFHDDIVNGIIKSIVFGGVVTWIAVYQGYDTVPTAQGIGRATTRTVVYSSLAVLGLDFVLTAMMMGGW from the coding sequence ATGTTGATATTAGAGAAATTACGATTATTGGGCCATTTTGGTTTACAGCTATTAATGAGCTTTGGCCGTTCGGGGATTTTTTTAGCGCATTTATTAATACGCAAACCACGCTTTAAAAAAAGTTTTCCTTTATTGATCGAACAACTATATTTTATTGGCGTACTATCTTTAGTTATTATTGTCTTGTCAGGGTTATTCATTGGTTTGGTAGTGGGATTACAAGGTTATAATACTTTAAATAAATTTGGTGCGAGTCAACAATTAGGTCAATTAGTTGCTTTAAGTGTAGTGCGAGAATTAGGACCAGTGGTTACGGCATTATTGTTTGCAGGACGAGCTGGTTCGGCATTGACCGCAGAGATTGGTTTAATGAAATCAACGGAACAACTTGCTAGCATGGAAATGATGGGAGTCGATCCATTATGGCGTGTAATTTCACCGCGTTTTTGGGGCGGTTTCATCAGTATGCCGATATTAATGATCATTTTTAGTGCGGTTGCAGTTTGGGGGGGATATTTAGTTGGTGTCGTTTGGTTAGGCGTTGATAGTGGAACGTTCTGGAGCGCAATGCAATCGGCTGTTAATTTTCATGATGATATTGTGAATGGAATTATAAAAAGTATTGTTTTTGGCGGTGTTGTTACATGGATAGCTGTGTATCAGGGATATGATACGGTTCCTACTGCTCAAGGAATTGGACGAGCGACAACGCGTACCGTTGTGTATTCTTCCCTGGCTGTACTAGGCCTGGATTTTGTATTAACCGCAATGATGATGGGAGGTTGGTAA
- the murA gene encoding UDP-N-acetylglucosamine 1-carboxyvinyltransferase — protein MDKLIIRGGIPLQGEVRISGAKNATLPILAACLLSEEPITLFNVPHLQDVTTMVELLSGMGAQFTIGERMSLEVRSRELIDSYAPYSLVRKMRASILVLGALLARCGEAIVSLPGGCAIGTRPVNLHIQGLEAMGAKIEIENGYIKAKTKGRLQGAFIELDTITVTGTENLMMAATLAKGKTIIKNAAREPEVVDLANFLNSIGANISDAGTDTITIEGVDQLTGGYYRILPDRIEAATYLIAVACTRGFIRLKDIQANTLDAVIYTLRQAGAEIAIGDHWIELDMRNKRAKAVTVSTAPYPAFPTDAQAQIMALNITAEGTGIITETVFENRFMHVQEMRRMGADITLKGNVAICKGVDKLTGAEVMATDLRASASLVLAGLTAEGETTVNRIYHIDRGYECIEEKLSQLGGKIRRVSVSDAA, from the coding sequence GTGGATAAACTAATTATTAGAGGCGGCATCCCGTTACAGGGCGAAGTTCGAATTTCTGGTGCAAAGAATGCAACCTTGCCTATTTTAGCGGCCTGCCTTTTATCTGAGGAGCCTATTACCTTATTTAATGTTCCTCACTTACAAGACGTTACCACCATGGTTGAGCTTTTAAGTGGCATGGGTGCACAATTTACCATAGGCGAGCGCATGAGTTTAGAAGTGCGTTCACGTGAGCTGATTGATTCTTATGCGCCTTATTCATTAGTACGAAAAATGCGGGCTTCTATTTTAGTTCTTGGCGCATTACTTGCTCGTTGTGGTGAAGCGATAGTCTCGCTTCCTGGTGGGTGCGCGATTGGTACACGTCCAGTCAATTTACACATCCAAGGACTTGAGGCCATGGGCGCAAAAATTGAAATAGAAAATGGCTATATCAAAGCTAAAACTAAAGGTCGTTTGCAGGGTGCATTTATTGAATTAGATACTATCACTGTCACCGGGACTGAAAATTTAATGATGGCCGCGACATTAGCTAAGGGCAAAACCATTATAAAAAATGCCGCGCGTGAGCCTGAAGTGGTTGATTTAGCTAATTTTTTAAACAGCATTGGCGCGAACATTAGTGACGCGGGAACAGATACCATTACCATCGAAGGCGTTGACCAATTAACAGGCGGATATTATCGAATTTTACCGGATCGAATTGAAGCGGCGACTTATTTAATTGCAGTCGCATGTACGCGAGGTTTTATTCGCCTAAAAGATATTCAGGCAAACACTTTGGATGCGGTTATTTATACATTGCGTCAAGCAGGTGCAGAAATTGCTATCGGTGATCACTGGATCGAACTAGATATGCGGAATAAACGCGCAAAAGCAGTTACTGTCAGCACGGCGCCCTATCCTGCTTTTCCCACCGATGCACAAGCACAAATTATGGCGCTTAATATTACCGCTGAAGGAACCGGAATTATTACCGAAACGGTGTTTGAAAACCGTTTTATGCATGTCCAAGAAATGCGTCGGATGGGTGCCGACATTACCTTGAAAGGTAATGTTGCTATCTGCAAAGGCGTTGATAAGTTAACAGGCGCAGAAGTGATGGCCACCGATTTACGCGCTTCGGCGAGCTTGGTATTAGCAGGGTTAACTGCTGAAGGTGAAACGACCGTGAATAGAATTTATCACATCGATCGCGGTTATGAATGCATAGAAGAAAAACTATCGCAATTGGGAGGAAAAATTCGCCGTGTGTCGGTATCAGATGCGGCTTAG
- the metK gene encoding methionine adenosyltransferase, whose amino-acid sequence MDNYTTFTSESVSEGHPDKIADQISDAVLDAILLQDKNARVACETLVKTGMVLVAGEVTTTAWVDVEQIVRETVKEIGYNGSSMGFDWESCAVMTAIGKQSPDIAQGVDKLNKLEQGAGDQGLMFGYASNETEVLMPAAITYAHRLMERQAKLRKNNSLNWLRPDAKSQVSLRYQNDKPVAVEAVVLSTQHAPDIAYDDLKEAVMEEIIKPTFPAAWLTKTTKYYVNPTGRFVIGGPLGDTGLTGRKIIVDTYGGMARHGGGCFSGKDPSKVDRSAAYAARYVAKNIVAAGLAERCEIQVSYAIGIAEPTSININTFGTAKLPDQRIIELIQQHFDLRPRGLIEMLDLLRPIYKPTAAYGHFGRENEDFPWEKTDKKELLRADLLNHEIKQVTEF is encoded by the coding sequence ATGGATAATTACACGACATTTACTTCGGAATCAGTATCAGAAGGACACCCAGATAAGATTGCCGATCAAATTTCAGACGCAGTTTTAGATGCAATTTTACTTCAGGATAAAAATGCTCGAGTTGCCTGTGAAACGCTAGTTAAGACTGGCATGGTGTTGGTAGCAGGTGAGGTAACAACCACAGCTTGGGTTGATGTAGAGCAAATTGTCAGAGAAACCGTAAAAGAGATTGGCTACAATGGCTCTTCGATGGGATTCGACTGGGAATCCTGTGCTGTTATGACCGCTATCGGTAAACAATCACCTGATATTGCTCAGGGAGTAGATAAGCTCAATAAACTTGAACAAGGTGCAGGCGATCAGGGTTTAATGTTTGGCTATGCTAGTAATGAAACCGAAGTGCTGATGCCCGCAGCAATTACTTATGCACATCGTTTGATGGAGCGCCAGGCGAAGCTACGTAAAAATAACAGTCTGAATTGGTTACGCCCTGACGCCAAAAGTCAAGTAAGCTTACGTTATCAAAATGATAAACCTGTCGCTGTGGAAGCGGTAGTGCTTTCTACTCAACATGCCCCTGATATTGCTTATGACGATCTTAAAGAAGCCGTCATGGAAGAAATTATCAAGCCTACTTTTCCAGCAGCATGGTTAACAAAAACCACAAAATATTATGTAAATCCCACCGGTCGTTTTGTCATTGGCGGACCTTTAGGTGATACCGGATTAACAGGACGTAAAATTATCGTGGATACTTATGGCGGTATGGCACGTCATGGCGGAGGTTGTTTTTCCGGCAAGGATCCCAGCAAAGTTGATCGTTCAGCTGCGTATGCTGCGCGTTATGTTGCAAAAAATATTGTTGCTGCAGGTTTAGCTGAGCGCTGCGAAATACAAGTCTCTTATGCTATCGGTATTGCAGAGCCCACGTCTATAAATATCAATACATTTGGCACAGCTAAATTACCTGACCAGCGTATCATTGAGTTAATACAACAGCATTTTGATTTAAGACCGCGAGGTTTAATTGAAATGCTTGATTTATTAAGACCTATTTATAAACCCACTGCAGCCTATGGCCATTTTGGCCGTGAAAACGAAGATTTTCCCTGGGAGAAAACCGATAAAAAGGAATTATTACGTGCAGACTTATTGAACCATGAAATCAAACAAGTAACGGAATTCTAA
- a CDS encoding thiol:disulfide interchange protein DsbA/DsbL has translation MFRLVLRSLLFLALSIILTSCGKMNNNSKTSQPMSFKAGKDYEVISTSEIIPKATPKAQVRVVEFFSYACPACYHFEPTLDKWLATQPNYVKFERVPIVFQPSWRSLARAYYIAQMLGVEKELTPAIFKAIHVEGQDLSNPKLQEEFFIKHGVKQHEFESIASFSPGIDAQLLRSDTLMQEDKILAAPTLVIDNRYKVDPSMIGGDPARFLQVTDYLIEKVRKGDE, from the coding sequence ATGTTTAGATTGGTATTACGTAGCCTATTGTTTTTAGCTTTATCTATTATTTTAACCTCTTGTGGAAAAATGAACAATAATTCTAAAACTTCCCAGCCGATGAGTTTTAAAGCCGGGAAAGATTATGAAGTTATTTCTACTTCGGAGATTATTCCTAAAGCAACCCCAAAAGCACAAGTGCGTGTGGTTGAGTTTTTTAGTTATGCTTGCCCTGCTTGCTATCATTTTGAGCCAACATTGGACAAATGGCTTGCAACACAGCCAAATTATGTAAAATTTGAGCGGGTACCGATAGTATTTCAGCCAAGTTGGCGCAGCTTGGCTCGAGCCTATTATATTGCGCAGATGTTGGGAGTCGAAAAGGAATTGACGCCTGCTATATTTAAAGCTATCCATGTTGAAGGACAAGACTTATCAAATCCTAAGCTTCAAGAAGAGTTCTTTATAAAGCACGGCGTTAAACAGCATGAGTTTGAAAGTATTGCTAGTTTTTCGCCAGGTATTGATGCGCAGCTATTGAGAAGTGATACGTTGATGCAAGAAGATAAAATTCTTGCCGCACCTACATTAGTTATTGATAATCGATATAAAGTTGATCCTAGCATGATAGGTGGAGATCCCGCGCGCTTTCTACAAGTTACTGATTATCTGATAGAAAAAGTGAGAAAAGGGGACGAATAA
- the ahcY gene encoding adenosylhomocysteinase codes for MIIEKLKANVADYKVADLSLAEWGRREITIAETEMPGLMALRKKYGHEKPLKGARIAGCLHMTIQTAVLIETLLDLGAEVRWSSCNIFSTQDHAAAAMAARNIPVFAWKGETEEEFWWCIEQTLTGPDGWTPNLLLDDGGDLTLLLHEKHPKLLQAIKGVSEETTTGVHRLYQMQKEKTLLVPAINVNDSVTKSKFDNLYGCRESLIDALKRATDVMIAGKIAVVCGYGDVGKGCAQSLRSYGATVWITEIDPICALQAAMEGYRVVTMDDVANLGDIFVTATGNKDVITLSHMQQMKDLAIVCNIGHFDSEIDVAGLRQFNWLNIKPQVDQINFPNKKRLLLLAEGRLVNLGCATGHPSFVMSNSFTNQVLAQIELWRYNDRYEKGKVYMLPKALDEQVARLHLEKVGAKLTELTSEQADYIGVKPQGPFKSDYYRY; via the coding sequence ATGATCATAGAAAAGTTAAAGGCTAATGTTGCTGACTATAAAGTTGCTGATTTGAGTTTAGCAGAATGGGGACGACGAGAAATCACCATTGCTGAGACAGAAATGCCTGGTTTAATGGCTTTACGCAAAAAATACGGTCACGAAAAACCTTTAAAGGGTGCGCGCATTGCCGGTTGTTTACATATGACCATACAAACAGCCGTGTTAATTGAAACTCTGCTTGATTTGGGCGCAGAAGTGCGTTGGTCGTCTTGTAATATTTTTTCCACTCAAGACCACGCGGCAGCGGCTATGGCGGCTCGAAATATTCCAGTTTTTGCTTGGAAAGGAGAAACCGAAGAAGAATTTTGGTGGTGTATTGAGCAAACTTTAACAGGGCCCGATGGTTGGACACCAAATTTATTATTAGATGACGGTGGCGACCTTACTTTATTACTGCATGAAAAACATCCTAAACTTTTGCAAGCTATTAAAGGCGTATCCGAAGAAACTACGACCGGTGTGCATAGGCTTTATCAAATGCAGAAAGAAAAAACATTATTAGTTCCAGCGATAAATGTAAATGATTCGGTAACGAAATCTAAATTTGATAATCTCTATGGCTGCAGAGAATCTTTAATTGATGCATTGAAGCGCGCGACCGACGTTATGATCGCAGGGAAAATTGCTGTGGTGTGTGGTTATGGTGATGTAGGAAAAGGATGTGCTCAGAGTCTGCGCTCCTATGGCGCGACTGTTTGGATTACCGAAATCGATCCTATTTGTGCTTTACAAGCTGCCATGGAAGGTTATCGTGTCGTAACCATGGATGATGTAGCAAATCTAGGGGACATATTTGTAACTGCCACCGGAAACAAAGATGTTATTACCTTATCTCATATGCAACAGATGAAAGATCTGGCTATTGTTTGTAATATAGGTCATTTTGATTCTGAGATAGATGTGGCCGGATTACGTCAATTCAATTGGTTAAATATTAAGCCACAAGTTGATCAGATAAATTTTCCCAATAAAAAACGTTTACTACTATTAGCTGAGGGTCGTTTAGTTAATCTAGGTTGTGCGACAGGACATCCAAGTTTTGTGATGTCTAATTCATTTACCAATCAAGTTTTAGCGCAGATTGAATTATGGCGATATAATGATCGTTATGAAAAAGGTAAAGTTTATATGCTGCCTAAAGCGTTGGATGAGCAAGTGGCTCGTTTACATTTAGAGAAAGTGGGCGCTAAATTAACAGAACTGACTTCCGAACAAGCCGATTACATTGGCGTAAAACCTCAAGGCCCCTTTAAATCTGATTATTACCGTTATTGA
- the mlaD gene encoding outer membrane lipid asymmetry maintenance protein MlaD encodes MRERIIEIWVGFFMLFGILALLVLAFKVSGLSSSIGENGYNITAAFDNVGGLKVRSPVSLAGVHIGEVIAIKLDNVQFKAIVTMKIDPKYKQLPVDTSASILTQGLLGANYISLTPGFAQTFLNNNAIVQDTHPALILEDLIGQLIFSLKNSGGKK; translated from the coding sequence GTGCGTGAGAGAATAATAGAAATTTGGGTTGGCTTTTTTATGTTATTTGGGATACTTGCCTTATTAGTGTTGGCTTTTAAGGTAAGCGGATTAAGTAGCTCCATAGGCGAAAATGGATATAACATAACGGCTGCTTTTGATAATGTGGGTGGATTAAAAGTGCGCTCACCAGTGTCTTTAGCAGGTGTTCATATTGGGGAAGTAATCGCAATAAAGCTTGATAACGTTCAATTTAAAGCTATCGTGACGATGAAAATTGATCCCAAATACAAACAATTGCCAGTAGATACTTCAGCAAGTATTCTAACTCAAGGCTTATTAGGGGCAAATTATATTAGTTTAACACCGGGTTTTGCTCAGACGTTTTTAAATAATAATGCTATCGTACAAGATACGCATCCGGCATTAATTTTAGAAGATCTTATCGGCCAATTAATATTTAGCTTAAAGAATTCAGGGGGAAAGAAGTGA
- a CDS encoding STAS domain-containing protein — translation MNKPSLQFKKDHYVLSGSLNTYTVPGLWELSQDILKKDKALILTFNLEYVTQSDSSGVALLIAWMRLLKQRDQKIRFVALPIQMLAIIRVSDLEKILPINRS, via the coding sequence ATGAATAAGCCATCCTTGCAGTTTAAGAAAGACCATTATGTGTTATCGGGCTCTTTAAATACCTATACCGTCCCGGGGCTATGGGAGCTCAGTCAGGATATCTTAAAAAAGGATAAAGCTTTGATACTCACTTTTAATTTAGAGTATGTCACTCAAAGTGATAGTAGCGGTGTGGCATTATTGATTGCTTGGATGCGACTGTTAAAACAACGTGATCAAAAAATTCGTTTTGTAGCTTTACCTATACAAATGCTGGCCATTATTCGAGTATCAGATTTAGAAAAAATATTGCCTATAAATCGCTCCTAA
- the rpiA gene encoding ribose-5-phosphate isomerase RpiA, translated as MITQNQELLKSKVAQAALDYIKAGSVLGIGSGSTINYLITALADIKHKIEGVVAASVETEKRLKQFNIPVLDLNSAGELALYIDGADEVNPQLQLIKGGGGALTREKIIAAASKNFICIVDESKYVGVLGQKSLPVEVIPMGRSYVARELVKLGGFPIYREKFITDNGNIILDTQHWDFTDPIKLERLLNNIPGVVCNGLFAQRPANVLLMGSKDGIKIIEK; from the coding sequence GTGATAACGCAAAATCAGGAACTACTAAAAAGTAAAGTAGCTCAGGCCGCATTAGATTATATAAAAGCTGGATCTGTTCTGGGTATAGGAAGCGGTAGCACTATCAATTATCTTATTACCGCATTAGCTGATATTAAACATAAAATTGAGGGGGTAGTGGCAGCTTCTGTCGAAACTGAAAAACGTTTAAAGCAATTTAATATCCCCGTATTAGATCTTAACAGCGCAGGAGAGTTAGCACTCTATATAGACGGAGCCGATGAAGTCAATCCCCAACTGCAACTTATAAAAGGGGGCGGGGGAGCGCTAACACGTGAGAAAATTATTGCTGCTGCAAGCAAAAATTTTATTTGTATCGTTGATGAAAGCAAATATGTGGGTGTATTAGGACAAAAAAGCCTGCCAGTGGAAGTCATTCCAATGGGGCGCAGTTATGTTGCTAGAGAATTGGTAAAATTGGGAGGCTTCCCTATCTATAGAGAAAAATTTATTACCGACAACGGTAATATTATATTAGATACTCAGCATTGGGATTTTACTGACCCCATTAAGCTCGAGCGATTACTTAATAATATTCCTGGGGTCGTTTGTAATGGGTTATTCGCTCAGCGTCCTGCAAATGTATTACTTATGGGTAGCAAAGATGGAATTAAAATCATTGAAAAATAA
- a CDS encoding ABC transporter substrate-binding protein, with amino-acid sequence MKKVIVALFGLLICTMAWAISSPVDILQNTSNQLISALQRNQATLKTKPQIVYGIVNQILLPHVDVVSMSSKALGREAWLRATPTQRQAFSQQFVTLLIRTYSSALAQYTNERVNFLPLRGDYNSQSRVQVNSVIVRESGPSINLSYRMMRVGGQWMLYDFSVDGVSIIESFRSQFVEELQHNGIDGLISKLAEHNNQSY; translated from the coding sequence GTGAAAAAAGTTATAGTCGCATTGTTTGGGTTATTAATATGTACAATGGCATGGGCGATTTCTTCGCCTGTAGATATACTACAAAATACTTCCAATCAATTAATTTCAGCGCTGCAACGAAATCAAGCCACACTTAAAACAAAACCTCAGATTGTTTATGGAATAGTCAATCAAATTTTGTTGCCACATGTCGATGTTGTGAGTATGTCGAGTAAAGCTTTAGGCCGTGAGGCTTGGTTAAGGGCCACACCGACGCAAAGACAAGCTTTTTCTCAGCAATTTGTTACCTTGCTTATCCGCACTTATTCGAGTGCATTGGCACAATATACCAATGAAAGAGTAAATTTTTTACCGCTGCGAGGCGATTATAATAGTCAATCGCGCGTACAGGTTAATAGTGTCATTGTGCGAGAATCCGGTCCCTCCATTAACCTTAGTTATCGCATGATGCGAGTAGGCGGGCAATGGATGCTTTATGATTTTAGCGTGGATGGTGTGAGTATCATAGAAAGCTTTCGTTCGCAATTTGTTGAAGAGTTGCAACACAACGGTATCGATGGCCTTATTAGTAAACTGGCTGAACATAATAACCAAAGTTATTAA